The Candidatus Cloacimonas sp. genome contains a region encoding:
- a CDS encoding sugar transferase, translating into MKYKIAKYILLTLDLVIIVFAFLFAAKVRPGTKRIILTYYRSFIPFALIWLGSGLWGRKYSVKTIRGGADYVKRIFKCNLIAIAFLFGLMYLFGKFYYSRYIVFGTISISFVLELFFFPGVFYAFRFQKENESYASTNLVTHSQAMENLQSPKFFLDSANAVPIISNEPYHLHCSENIDSDSILIPLWQQYLAEQPKLFEFLNDYLDLGKFNKNSALILNSEDYFNIQNEAKSSRQIFINLHKINDLRRLNYYFIRVNELLIEGGVFVCKGQTISERHNLFYKRWTPYLGSILYGIDFIFRRVFPKLPILQGWYFAITKGKNRAIAETEMLGRFYFCGFELIHKREIDDMMYFILKKTKAPRTDPNPTYGPLIRLKRKGKDGKTIYLKKLRTMHPYSEYLQDYVYQTNALQEGGKFSNDFRVTSWGKVFRKMWLDELPQLINFIEGDLSLVGVRALSDHYFYLYPKEMQELRIKLKPGLIPPFYADMPKSFEEIVESERRYIMKKMEKPFKTDWVYFWKSVWNILVRGARSN; encoded by the coding sequence ATGAAGTATAAGATAGCAAAGTATATTCTGCTTACCCTTGATTTAGTGATCATTGTATTTGCATTTTTATTTGCTGCCAAAGTGCGTCCTGGCACCAAAAGAATAATTCTAACCTATTATCGTAGTTTTATTCCTTTTGCTCTTATTTGGCTTGGCTCAGGGCTTTGGGGTAGGAAATACAGTGTTAAAACAATTAGGGGCGGAGCGGATTATGTAAAACGCATCTTCAAATGTAATTTGATAGCAATTGCGTTTCTCTTTGGTCTGATGTATCTTTTCGGGAAGTTCTATTATTCCCGCTACATAGTTTTCGGGACGATATCCATTTCCTTTGTTTTGGAGTTGTTTTTTTTCCCTGGTGTTTTTTATGCCTTTCGTTTTCAGAAGGAGAATGAGAGTTATGCTTCTACTAATTTGGTAACTCATTCCCAGGCAATGGAGAATTTACAGAGTCCGAAGTTTTTTCTGGATTCTGCCAATGCTGTTCCAATTATCAGTAACGAGCCCTATCATTTACATTGTAGTGAAAATATTGATTCCGATTCAATTCTTATTCCTCTCTGGCAGCAATATTTAGCGGAGCAACCGAAATTATTTGAGTTCCTAAATGACTATCTGGATTTGGGAAAGTTTAATAAAAACAGTGCCTTAATTCTCAATTCGGAGGACTATTTTAATATTCAAAACGAAGCGAAAAGCAGTCGCCAGATTTTTATCAATCTACATAAAATAAATGACTTACGCCGGCTGAACTACTATTTTATCCGGGTTAACGAATTACTGATTGAGGGAGGTGTCTTTGTCTGTAAAGGACAAACCATCTCAGAGAGGCATAATCTTTTTTATAAGCGTTGGACACCTTATCTTGGATCGATCCTGTATGGGATCGATTTTATTTTTAGGCGCGTTTTTCCTAAATTGCCAATTTTGCAGGGTTGGTATTTTGCCATAACGAAAGGTAAAAATAGAGCCATTGCAGAAACGGAAATGCTTGGACGCTTCTATTTTTGCGGTTTTGAGCTGATTCATAAACGCGAAATTGACGATATGATGTATTTTATCCTGAAAAAGACCAAGGCACCTCGCACTGATCCCAATCCTACTTACGGTCCTCTGATTCGTTTGAAACGCAAAGGCAAGGACGGTAAAACAATATATCTAAAGAAGTTGCGGACGATGCATCCCTATAGTGAATACCTGCAGGACTATGTGTATCAGACCAATGCTTTGCAAGAAGGGGGTAAATTTTCAAATGATTTTAGAGTTACTTCCTGGGGTAAAGTATTCCGCAAGATGTGGTTGGATGAATTACCCCAACTTATTAATTTTATTGAAGGCGATCTGTCTTTAGTGGGAGTCCGCGCTTTGAGCGATCACTATTTTTATCTCTATCCCAAAGAAATGCAGGAACTTAGGATAAAATTGAAACCGGGCTTAATTCCTCCCTTCTATGCAGATATGCCTAAAAGCTTTGAAGAAATTGTGGAATCGGAAAGAAGATATATAATGAAAAAAATGGAAAAACCGTTTAAGACGGACTGGGTGTATTTCTGGAAAAGTGTGTGGAATATTTTGGTTAGGGGAGCCCGGTCAAATTAG
- a CDS encoding anaerobic ribonucleoside-triphosphate reductase activating protein → MNIGGLQKFSLLDYPGKLAAIIFTQGCNFRCPYCHNPELVDPQRYSPLLDTEMVLRFLYKRHKKLSAVVISGGEPTLQEDLVPFLKLLKAMHYKVKLDTNGSCPEVLQEIVNQNLVDYFAMDIKAPIKLYKVITRAELEPGIIEKSMDLIRQSGVDYEFRTTFFDLLLSTDDLASMQNLLKQGDRFIIQQCHYSKTLEGIRKEDILAGSFPFGENPACQSLINWGSEHSVKISLRCL, encoded by the coding sequence ATGAACATCGGTGGATTACAAAAATTCTCTCTGTTGGATTATCCGGGCAAATTAGCTGCCATTATTTTCACGCAGGGCTGCAATTTTCGCTGTCCCTATTGCCACAATCCTGAACTTGTTGATCCGCAAAGATATAGTCCCTTATTAGATACAGAAATGGTTCTGCGTTTTCTCTATAAAAGGCATAAGAAACTTTCCGCAGTAGTAATTAGCGGAGGTGAACCAACTTTACAGGAAGACCTTGTTCCTTTTCTAAAGTTGCTAAAGGCAATGCATTACAAAGTTAAATTGGATACTAACGGCTCCTGTCCTGAGGTTTTACAGGAAATTGTTAATCAGAACCTGGTGGACTATTTTGCAATGGATATTAAAGCCCCCATAAAGCTATATAAAGTTATTACCAGAGCGGAGTTAGAACCAGGGATAATAGAAAAAAGTATGGATCTTATTCGCCAATCGGGTGTTGATTATGAATTTCGCACTACCTTTTTTGATTTGCTTTTAAGTACGGACGATTTAGCTTCTATGCAGAATTTATTAAAGCAGGGAGATAGATTCATCATTCAGCAATGTCATTATAGCAAAACCCTGGAAGGAATAAGAAAAGAAGATATTTTAGCCGGTTCTTTTCCTTTCGGTGAAAATCCTGCTTGCCAATCCCTAATCAATTGGGGTTCAGAACATAGCGTTAAAATATCCTTGCGCTGCTTATGA
- a CDS encoding site-specific DNA-methyltransferase, which yields MNKKTGTSTSSFGSKGRINHDSSKFYNSKLYEEIQTKNVIDKTENPFPEEYLNKVVSGSAENMQEIPDNSVHLMITSPPYNVSKDYDQNLSLGQYLELLENSFRETYRVLVNGGRACINVANVGRKPYIPLSDYISQMMINIGFNMRGEIIWNKAASASPSTAWGSWMSAANPTLRDIHEYILVFSKGDYYRTKKDKQSTIRKEDFIEWTKSVWVMKAESARKIGHPAPFPEELPYRLIQLYSFQNDIILDPFMGSGTTAISSLKSNRYFIGYEIEPAYVELCNRRINNYLDQLTLELE from the coding sequence ATGAACAAGAAAACAGGAACATCAACAAGTTCATTTGGTTCAAAAGGAAGGATAAATCACGACTCTTCCAAGTTTTATAACTCTAAACTATATGAAGAGATACAGACAAAAAATGTGATAGATAAAACAGAAAATCCTTTCCCCGAAGAATATTTGAATAAAGTTGTTTCAGGTTCTGCAGAAAATATGCAGGAAATTCCTGATAATTCTGTTCATTTAATGATTACTTCTCCTCCCTATAATGTTAGCAAGGACTATGATCAGAATTTATCTTTAGGGCAATATCTGGAATTGTTAGAAAATTCCTTCAGGGAAACATACAGGGTTTTAGTAAATGGGGGAAGAGCTTGTATTAATGTAGCTAATGTTGGCAGGAAACCATATATTCCATTATCTGATTATATCTCCCAAATGATGATAAACATCGGGTTTAATATGCGAGGAGAAATAATTTGGAATAAGGCAGCAAGTGCCAGTCCATCTACTGCCTGGGGAAGTTGGATGAGTGCTGCAAATCCTACTTTAAGGGATATTCACGAATATATTTTGGTCTTTTCCAAAGGAGATTATTATAGAACTAAGAAAGATAAACAAAGCACTATCCGCAAAGAGGATTTTATTGAATGGACAAAATCAGTATGGGTTATGAAAGCTGAATCAGCAAGAAAAATTGGACATCCGGCACCTTTTCCTGAAGAACTTCCTTACCGGTTAATACAATTATATTCTTTCCAGAATGATATAATTCTCGATCCCTTTATGGGTAGTGGAACAACTGCAATATCTTCTTTAAAATCAAACCGCTATTTTATTGGTTATGAAATTGAACCCGCTTATGTAGAGCTATGTAATAGGAGGATTAATAATTACTTAGATCAGTTAACGCTGGAATTGGAATAG
- a CDS encoding GxxExxY protein, protein MLHKEITDRIIACFYKVYTNLGYGFLEKVYENAMLIELNKNGLKAISQYPIKVNYNGVSVGEYFADIIVEDKVIIELKASANLVPENILQLQNYLKATNIEVGLLLNFGKKPEIRRKTFHNNLKSF, encoded by the coding sequence ATGCTGCACAAAGAGATAACAGATAGAATTATTGCCTGTTTCTATAAAGTTTATACTAATCTTGGTTATGGATTTCTGGAAAAGGTCTATGAGAATGCTATGCTGATAGAGCTTAATAAAAATGGTCTGAAGGCAATTTCTCAATATCCTATAAAAGTTAACTATAATGGTGTATCTGTAGGAGAGTATTTTGCTGATATTATTGTTGAAGATAAAGTTATTATTGAATTGAAAGCAAGTGCTAACTTAGTTCCTGAAAATATTCTGCAATTACAAAATTATTTAAAAGCTACTAATATAGAAGTAGGATTACTTCTAAATTTTGGGAAAAAACCTGAAATCAGGCGCAAAACCTTTCACAATAATTTAAAATCTTTCTAA
- a CDS encoding FlgD immunoglobulin-like domain containing protein, with the protein MKKLAVIACGFLWINTLLWATTWTYDFGTTTGSYTSTTNNCNNFLPQPVSGEDYVRAGVDGILNLENPGLNNFGTGSELRIVAPSTGDMAKVSIYDFSATLLFYTRFNILFGDSAGGNTANSGAFYLILGNGGSFSNNGTINRDEAFTVLSFTFSDADTLTVGYLSGSSNSYIVNNACLKKGTNNIIEIWCNNYNYTDYKTYYRNGAGSYNIYKNKLHLWINGKQHILSKANLVNNKNIDSFMFYGEGSQNNVANCFIDNIVYSNELCSSPSTQASFLSNQTVTSNSCDLTWAVGNGSKRIVILSTNSNIIAPEDGSDPEANPYFCSKGQQVVYNGPGNSVTVSGLSSSSVYYAKVLEVNGSGIATSYNTTNTSENSIQLITSEDTLPVEFSNFRAELDYPNRIKLMWVTQSEANLLGYYIYRNNEDDVATADLISPIITATNTSSMQLYVFTDASVNEAGNYHYWLQCIDYQGNENFFGPSICRYDFPGTNSGSEIPLREGIRSIFPNPFNPCTTINYAMESAGSMELAIYNIKGQKVLGKTFAHSEKGNYKYLWDGCDEKGTGCSSGIYAIRMRCRGRNYLRKVAIIK; encoded by the coding sequence ATGAAAAAGTTAGCAGTTATCGCTTGCGGATTTTTATGGATAAATACTCTTCTTTGGGCAACAACCTGGACTTATGATTTTGGGACAACTACAGGATCTTACACTTCCACAACTAATAATTGCAATAATTTTTTACCTCAACCCGTATCAGGAGAGGATTATGTTAGGGCAGGTGTTGATGGCATCCTTAATCTGGAAAATCCTGGTCTTAATAATTTTGGCACAGGATCGGAACTTAGAATTGTAGCTCCTTCCACGGGCGATATGGCTAAAGTATCTATTTATGATTTTTCTGCAACTTTATTATTTTATACCAGATTTAATATCCTGTTTGGCGATTCTGCAGGTGGAAATACTGCTAATTCCGGAGCTTTTTATTTGATTTTGGGTAACGGTGGTTCTTTTTCTAATAATGGAACTATTAATAGAGATGAAGCTTTTACGGTATTATCATTTACTTTTAGTGATGCTGATACTTTAACCGTGGGATATTTATCGGGCAGTTCTAACTCTTATATTGTAAATAATGCATGCCTCAAAAAAGGAACAAACAATATTATAGAAATTTGGTGCAATAACTATAATTATACTGATTATAAAACTTATTATCGCAATGGCGCTGGTTCATACAATATATATAAAAATAAATTACATCTTTGGATTAACGGGAAGCAACATATTTTGTCTAAAGCTAACTTAGTCAATAATAAAAACATAGATTCGTTTATGTTTTATGGAGAAGGGAGCCAAAATAATGTGGCTAACTGCTTTATTGATAATATTGTCTATTCTAATGAGCTTTGTTCAAGTCCTTCTACTCAGGCATCATTTCTTAGCAACCAAACAGTAACTTCAAATTCTTGTGATTTAACTTGGGCTGTTGGTAACGGGAGTAAAAGAATTGTAATTCTGAGCACAAATAGCAATATTATAGCTCCCGAAGATGGATCTGATCCGGAAGCGAATCCTTATTTTTGCAGTAAAGGTCAGCAAGTTGTTTATAATGGCCCTGGAAATTCTGTAACTGTTTCCGGTTTATCATCTTCCTCAGTATATTATGCTAAGGTACTTGAAGTTAATGGTTCTGGAATTGCAACAAGTTATAACACCACAAACACATCCGAAAATTCTATCCAACTTATAACTTCAGAAGATACTTTACCGGTGGAGTTTTCCAATTTCAGGGCAGAATTGGATTATCCGAACAGGATTAAACTGATGTGGGTAACGCAATCGGAAGCAAATCTTTTAGGGTATTATATTTATAGAAACAATGAGGATGATGTTGCCACTGCGGATCTTATTTCTCCAATAATTACAGCAACAAATACTTCTTCCATGCAGCTATATGTTTTTACAGATGCAAGTGTAAATGAGGCAGGCAATTATCATTACTGGTTGCAATGTATAGATTATCAAGGGAACGAAAATTTTTTTGGTCCATCTATTTGCCGGTATGATTTTCCGGGAACAAATTCAGGTTCAGAAATACCTTTACGAGAAGGAATAAGAAGCATTTTTCCCAATCCTTTCAATCCCTGCACCACTATCAATTATGCAATGGAAAGTGCCGGTTCAATGGAATTAGCTATTTATAACATTAAGGGGCAGAAGGTGTTAGGCAAGACATTTGCACATAGTGAAAAAGGGAACTACAAATATCTCTGGGATGGTTGTGATGAAAAAGGAACTGGCTGTAGTTCAGGGATTTATGCTATCAGGATGAGGTGTAGGGGAAGAAATTATCTAAGAAAAGTAGCGATTATAAAGTAG
- a CDS encoding TIGR03960 family B12-binding radical SAM protein, whose translation MIVNIEHLLPFVEKPSRYIDHEINACRKDFSAYPVHFAFAFPDTYELGISHLGIKILYSIINQLDYAMADRVYLPWIDLIELMREEKLNLFCWESRKEIKDFDILGITLQSELNYTNVLEIIDLCGIDIHSLKRNETDPIILAGGPCAVNPLPLAPFIDVFFIGEAEEGILQIAQILKNEKNRSERLKQIAQLDSCYVPSLRNGADLIKSRKYTAFHTSEVQHSPQILSWQLATHNRYVSEIMRGCTRGCRFCFAGYFYRPVREREPKDIITNILKEIKESGWDEVGLLSLSSSDYSCIPELLQELLERIDTQKTHIALPSLRVDTLDRELVHSLKILGREGLTIAPEAGSQRLRQVINKKLSEEQILTGIETALQLGWQKIKLYFMLGLPTETDADIEAIIALIHKIHKAGNRKLQINVTLSPFVPKPFTPFQWCAMQDSATLLKNALRIKNAFAKARNIKIHYHTIENSLLEALISRGDIKIAEVIEIAWKKGARFDGWKECFNFSCWQEAITECNITLDSYLGSRNPEDNLPWDFISLGIDKSFLLAEQKKALTGIQTPDCREICSSCGICNKEVKTTTAVGISLKTDQLRQEKKNPAPREEQFRYRVYYQKTGLLRFIAHLDWMRMLFRRISLLDLQTVFTQGFNPHPKVSLCPPLAVGIEGLAEYFDLSFYQPYPVELILQEFNKTKIPDFTVTNVEHLKTKTIPPKFEVLGISFPEDLNKDIKDKIIFFNHSKIFTYTKGIPPKVKNYNLKEIIVSLKQNGNELILEKLLESPSVFDLLSALLNMEKTALFQQKIYRYGFK comes from the coding sequence ATGATAGTGAATATTGAACACCTTCTGCCTTTCGTGGAAAAACCATCCCGCTATATAGACCACGAAATAAATGCCTGCCGAAAGGATTTTTCTGCTTATCCGGTCCATTTTGCTTTTGCATTCCCTGATACTTATGAATTGGGGATTTCCCATTTAGGCATAAAAATACTCTATTCCATTATCAATCAATTGGATTACGCTATGGCAGACAGGGTTTATCTACCCTGGATTGATTTAATAGAACTTATGCGGGAAGAGAAATTAAATCTCTTCTGTTGGGAAAGCAGAAAGGAAATTAAGGACTTTGACATTTTAGGGATAACCCTGCAAAGTGAACTTAATTACACTAATGTGCTGGAAATTATAGACCTTTGCGGAATTGATATACATAGCTTAAAACGGAACGAAACAGACCCGATAATTTTAGCAGGTGGACCCTGTGCCGTAAATCCTTTACCTTTAGCCCCTTTTATAGATGTGTTTTTTATTGGGGAAGCGGAAGAAGGTATTCTGCAAATTGCCCAAATTCTGAAAAACGAAAAGAACCGTTCTGAACGCCTCAAACAAATTGCCCAGCTTGATTCCTGCTATGTTCCTTCTTTACGTAATGGCGCTGACTTGATAAAAAGTCGTAAATATACTGCTTTTCACACATCAGAAGTACAACATAGTCCCCAAATACTTTCCTGGCAGCTGGCAACTCATAATCGCTATGTATCTGAAATTATGAGAGGTTGCACCAGGGGCTGCCGATTTTGTTTTGCCGGTTATTTTTATCGACCAGTGCGTGAACGCGAACCGAAAGACATTATTACAAATATCTTGAAAGAAATTAAAGAAAGCGGTTGGGACGAAGTTGGCTTGCTATCTCTTTCCAGTAGCGATTATTCCTGCATTCCAGAACTTCTGCAAGAACTGCTGGAAAGGATAGATACCCAAAAAACCCATATTGCTCTTCCCTCTTTAAGAGTGGACACTTTGGACAGGGAACTTGTGCACTCGCTTAAAATTTTAGGCAGAGAGGGCTTAACTATAGCTCCGGAAGCCGGCTCACAGCGTTTACGCCAAGTGATAAATAAAAAATTGAGCGAAGAACAAATCCTTACCGGAATTGAAACTGCCTTACAGCTTGGCTGGCAAAAGATTAAGCTCTATTTTATGTTAGGATTGCCCACAGAAACAGATGCAGATATTGAAGCAATTATTGCTCTTATCCATAAAATTCACAAAGCTGGAAATAGAAAACTGCAAATAAATGTAACTCTATCTCCTTTTGTTCCCAAACCTTTTACTCCTTTTCAATGGTGTGCAATGCAGGACTCGGCAACTTTGCTGAAAAACGCGTTGCGGATTAAAAACGCTTTTGCCAAAGCCAGAAATATCAAAATCCACTATCATACTATTGAAAATTCCCTTTTGGAAGCACTAATTAGCAGGGGGGACATAAAAATTGCCGAAGTTATTGAAATTGCATGGAAAAAGGGGGCTCGTTTTGACGGCTGGAAAGAATGCTTCAATTTTTCCTGCTGGCAGGAGGCAATAACAGAATGTAACATCACATTAGATAGTTATTTGGGCTCTCGTAATCCGGAAGATAATTTACCCTGGGATTTTATCTCCCTGGGCATAGATAAAAGCTTTCTGCTTGCAGAACAAAAGAAAGCGTTAACAGGAATTCAAACACCCGATTGCAGAGAAATATGTTCTTCCTGCGGCATCTGCAATAAAGAAGTTAAAACTACAACCGCAGTCGGTATTTCCTTAAAAACCGATCAGTTACGGCAGGAAAAGAAAAACCCTGCTCCCCGGGAAGAACAATTCAGATATCGGGTTTATTATCAAAAAACGGGACTTTTACGCTTTATTGCTCATCTGGATTGGATGCGAATGCTTTTTCGCAGAATATCTTTATTAGACCTGCAAACTGTTTTTACACAGGGGTTTAATCCTCATCCGAAGGTTTCTTTATGTCCACCTTTGGCAGTGGGAATTGAGGGCTTGGCAGAATATTTTGACCTTTCTTTCTATCAACCCTATCCCGTAGAATTGATTTTACAGGAATTTAATAAAACCAAAATTCCCGATTTTACCGTAACTAATGTAGAGCACTTAAAAACAAAAACTATTCCTCCCAAATTTGAAGTGCTGGGTATCTCCTTTCCTGAAGATCTAAATAAGGATATCAAAGATAAAATTATCTTCTTCAACCATAGTAAAATATTTACTTACACAAAAGGCATTCCTCCCAAAGTGAAAAACTATAACCTGAAAGAGATTATCGTTTCTCTAAAACAAAACGGCAACGAACTGATTCTGGAAAAATTACTGGAAAGCCCTTCCGTATTTGATCTTCTGTCTGCTTTGTTAAATATGGAAAAAACAGCGCTCTTTCAGCAAAAAATATACCGTTACGGCTTCAAGTGA
- a CDS encoding DUF4147 domain-containing protein has translation MNDIIINALEDTLTQLNELPELKKDLDKRPLSHPVKILAIGKSAFPMAKVCVDTLNKRKINYSGYLLTKYGKVSEIIPDLIVRKAGHPVPDKNTIKHSREILSWLEGLPENDELIILISGGGSSLFEVPVDGFTLEDLIHFNKNLLQSGLSIKEINYERAQKSKVKAGKALDHIKAKIIYCYALSDVPNKEPNIIASGCFFPANSQKIDENHYRAKLKNGKQELSYSIIGDNFSLRYQLAKALTAPVEVQTRYFTENAENVANSLTNFAFSANKKGIYIFGGEASVQVTGKGKGGRCTHLALLMAKKIAGKKHITFYALAGDGNDNLENVSGAWVNQNTANQLQEKGIDISSALKNCDSYTALKAIDAIIPSWSYPLNLNDIYLLQIS, from the coding sequence ATGAATGACATTATTATCAATGCCTTGGAAGATACTTTAACGCAACTCAATGAACTGCCTGAACTAAAAAAGGACTTGGACAAAAGACCTCTTTCCCATCCGGTAAAAATTTTAGCCATTGGAAAAAGCGCTTTCCCAATGGCTAAGGTCTGTGTAGATACACTAAATAAAAGGAAAATAAATTATTCCGGTTATCTACTTACAAAATATGGAAAGGTATCTGAAATAATACCCGATTTAATTGTTAGAAAGGCGGGTCATCCTGTTCCCGATAAAAATACGATCAAACATAGCCGGGAAATTCTATCCTGGCTGGAAGGACTTCCGGAAAATGATGAACTGATAATCCTGATTAGCGGTGGTGGAAGTTCTCTGTTTGAAGTGCCGGTTGACGGCTTTACTTTAGAGGACTTGATTCATTTTAATAAGAACCTGCTGCAAAGTGGATTAAGTATTAAAGAAATAAATTATGAACGCGCCCAAAAGTCAAAAGTAAAAGCCGGAAAAGCACTTGACCATATAAAAGCTAAAATAATATACTGTTACGCTCTTTCCGATGTCCCCAATAAGGAACCAAATATTATTGCCTCCGGCTGTTTTTTCCCTGCTAATTCCCAAAAAATAGATGAAAATCATTATCGGGCAAAACTGAAAAATGGCAAGCAAGAACTATCCTATTCTATTATAGGCGATAACTTCTCTCTCCGCTATCAGTTAGCTAAAGCACTAACTGCTCCGGTTGAGGTGCAGACCCGTTATTTTACTGAAAATGCAGAAAATGTAGCGAACTCGTTGACTAATTTTGCTTTTTCTGCAAACAAAAAAGGTATCTATATCTTTGGTGGAGAAGCATCTGTGCAAGTTACCGGAAAAGGAAAAGGTGGAAGGTGCACACATCTTGCTCTTTTAATGGCAAAAAAAATCGCCGGCAAAAAGCATATTACTTTTTATGCTCTTGCCGGCGATGGAAATGATAATCTGGAAAATGTATCCGGTGCCTGGGTTAATCAAAACACAGCCAACCAACTGCAGGAAAAGGGAATAGATATATCTTCCGCCCTTAAAAACTGCGATTCCTATACAGCTCTAAAAGCAATTGACGCTATTATTCCTTCCTGGTCTTATCCCCTTAATTTAAATGATATCTACCTTCTGCAAATATCCTAA
- a CDS encoding GxxExxY protein → MVNAEKTETIIGACLEVYNNLGNGFLEAVYAEALEKEFALCNIPYTREKEFSLQYKGFKLKKTYKVDFYCYDSIIVELKAVENIIPVHISQLINYLKLSNSETGLLINFGNTSLQYKRRDLSFIGKNKNNS, encoded by the coding sequence ATGGTTAATGCTGAAAAGACAGAAACGATTATTGGAGCTTGCTTAGAGGTATATAATAATTTAGGTAATGGATTTCTGGAAGCTGTTTATGCCGAAGCACTGGAAAAAGAATTTGCGCTTTGTAATATACCTTACACGAGAGAAAAGGAATTTTCATTGCAATATAAAGGGTTTAAACTAAAAAAGACATATAAGGTGGATTTTTATTGCTATGATTCTATTATTGTGGAGCTGAAAGCAGTTGAAAATATTATTCCCGTCCACATCAGCCAACTAATCAATTATCTAAAGCTTTCTAATTCCGAGACGGGATTATTGATAAACTTCGGGAATACAAGCTTACAATACAAAAGAAGAGATCTATCGTTTATAGGGAAGAATAAAAACAACAGCTGA
- a CDS encoding SDR family oxidoreductase has translation MKYLVTGGAGFIGSNIVKELLKQHQEVRVLDNFATGKRENILPLLKDPKLTLIEGDLRSFHIVRSAVKGVDYILHQGALPSVPRSINDPITTNDVNILGMLNILEAAKEFEVKRVICASSSSIYGNSQSLPKVETMPVNPMSPYALTKYTQERYCQIFYQLYGLETVSLRYFNVFGPNQDPTSQYSAVIPKFIKLMMQNKRPVIYGDGSQSRDFTYVENNVWANIQACTAEKAAGEVINIACGESYTLVDLVKMLNEILGKEIEPVFEKERAGDVKHSLAGIEKAKEVLGYEVKVDFKEGLRRTVDFFK, from the coding sequence ATGAAGTATTTAGTTACAGGGGGAGCCGGGTTTATCGGTTCCAACATAGTGAAAGAGTTATTAAAACAACATCAGGAAGTTCGGGTGCTGGATAATTTTGCTACCGGCAAAAGGGAAAATATCCTGCCTTTGCTGAAAGACCCGAAGTTGACATTGATAGAAGGGGATTTAAGAAGTTTTCATATTGTCCGTTCTGCTGTTAAAGGAGTGGATTATATTCTTCATCAGGGTGCTTTACCTTCCGTTCCGCGTTCCATAAATGATCCCATCACTACTAATGATGTGAATATTTTGGGAATGCTGAACATTTTGGAGGCAGCTAAGGAATTTGAAGTAAAAAGGGTGATTTGTGCATCGTCATCTTCCATTTATGGCAATAGCCAATCTTTACCCAAAGTGGAAACAATGCCTGTTAATCCGATGTCGCCTTATGCTTTAACAAAATATACGCAGGAGCGGTATTGTCAGATTTTTTATCAATTATATGGATTGGAAACTGTCTCGCTAAGGTATTTTAATGTGTTTGGACCCAATCAGGATCCTACTTCACAATATAGTGCTGTTATACCCAAATTCATAAAATTGATGATGCAGAATAAAAGACCTGTTATTTATGGGGATGGAAGCCAATCCCGGGATTTTACTTATGTGGAAAATAATGTTTGGGCAAATATTCAGGCATGTACTGCAGAAAAAGCAGCTGGAGAAGTGATCAATATCGCCTGCGGGGAGAGTTATACTTTAGTGGATTTAGTAAAGATGTTGAATGAGATTTTGGGGAAGGAGATTGAACCGGTTTTTGAAAAAGAGAGAGCAGGAGATGTGAAACATTCATTGGCAGGGATAGAAAAGGCGAAAGAAGTGCTGGGGTATGAAGTGAAGGTGGATTTCAAAGAGGGTCTGCGTCGCACCGTAGATTTTTTTAAATAG
- a CDS encoding GxxExxY protein, giving the protein MRLNDITYKVRGAVFEVYNILGPGLLESAYEAALAFEFVKLGMEYKTQVPINVLYKGQDLGLGYRMDMLIEDILVLELKSVEILTDAHKKQLHTYLKLANKPLGLLINFNTTNLSKNIIRIANGDISSLL; this is encoded by the coding sequence ATGAGATTAAATGATATAACATACAAAGTGCGGGGTGCTGTTTTTGAGGTTTATAATATATTAGGTCCCGGTTTGTTAGAAAGTGCTTATGAAGCAGCTTTAGCTTTTGAATTTGTTAAGTTGGGTATGGAATATAAAACTCAAGTTCCAATTAATGTTCTTTATAAAGGGCAAGATTTAGGTTTGGGATATAGAATGGATATGCTTATTGAAGATATTCTTGTTTTAGAACTCAAATCAGTGGAAATATTAACAGATGCTCATAAGAAACAATTGCACACTTATCTGAAATTAGCAAATAAGCCCTTAGGTCTCTTGATCAACTTTAATACCACAAACTTAAGTAAAAACATTATTCGTATTGCAAATGGTGACATTTCTTCATTATTATAA